One Flavobacterium sp. 90 DNA segment encodes these proteins:
- a CDS encoding DUF4159 domain-containing protein: MKKILFLFLLISVSSFSQEIALLKYSGGGDWYANPTSLPNLIKFCNANINTRIKPKPSTVEPSNPDLLSYPFVHMTGHGNVVFSDSDVANLRNYLNGGGFLHIDDNYGMDQYIRKEIKKIFPNNNLVELPANHPIFQKPFPFPNGLPKIHEHDGTRAQAFGIFVDNKLVLLYTYECDLGDGWEDAEVHNDPLAVREKALKMGANIINYIFTN; encoded by the coding sequence ATGAAAAAAATATTGTTTCTGTTTTTACTGATTTCTGTTTCTTCATTTTCACAAGAAATTGCTTTGCTTAAATATAGCGGCGGCGGCGATTGGTATGCAAATCCAACTTCTTTGCCTAATTTGATTAAATTTTGTAATGCAAACATTAATACGCGAATAAAACCAAAACCTTCTACGGTTGAACCAAGTAATCCGGATTTGCTTTCGTATCCTTTTGTTCATATGACGGGACACGGAAATGTCGTTTTTAGCGATTCGGATGTTGCAAATCTTCGAAATTATTTAAATGGTGGCGGATTTCTTCATATTGATGATAATTATGGAATGGATCAATATATTCGAAAAGAAATTAAAAAAATCTTTCCCAATAATAATTTAGTAGAACTTCCGGCAAATCATCCTATTTTCCAAAAACCGTTTCCATTTCCGAATGGATTACCAAAAATTCACGAACATGATGGAACGCGAGCACAGGCTTTTGGGATTTTTGTAGACAATAAACTCGTTTTATTATATACTTACGAATGTGATTTAGGTGATGGATGGGAAGATGCAGAAGTGCATAATGATCCATTAGCCGTTAGAGAAAAAGCATTGAAAATGGGTGCTAATATTATCAATTATATCTTTACCAATTAA
- a CDS encoding AI-2E family transporter: MITSKIISNGILRALATILIIAAILYFLYEIQTVIVYLCVSLLLCLIANPLIQFLKKRLKFGNSLAATTALIIFILAIVGFILLFVPLIISQANNLSLLDTNHLQQQFIESEKSIETYFNIQHVDFDKVLKNPKVTSLLDFSYFTAFLNSIFGFMADMGMGLVSVFFITFFFIKDQDAFKVTARKILPDTNEDKILNSITKINHFLTRYFIGLLLQLTVVFILYFIVLIIFGNKNAFVIAFLCAILNIIPYIGPIIGTILAGLLTMISLIGSDFRTEILPTTIYVIIGFLLVQAIDNNISQPIISSKSVNSHPLEIFLVTLISGITFGIVGMIIAIPVFTMLKVILKEFFPNNKIVSVLTERI, translated from the coding sequence ATGATAACATCAAAAATTATTTCAAACGGAATCCTAAGAGCTCTGGCAACAATCTTGATTATTGCAGCCATTTTATACTTTTTGTACGAAATACAAACCGTAATTGTTTATTTGTGCGTTTCATTGCTATTATGTCTGATTGCCAATCCTTTGATACAATTTTTAAAAAAGAGATTGAAATTCGGTAATTCACTTGCAGCAACAACTGCTCTGATTATTTTCATACTCGCAATTGTTGGTTTTATACTATTATTTGTTCCGCTAATTATTTCGCAAGCCAATAATTTATCTTTATTAGATACCAATCATTTGCAACAGCAATTTATTGAAAGCGAGAAAAGTATCGAAACTTATTTCAATATTCAGCACGTTGATTTTGATAAAGTTTTAAAGAATCCTAAAGTAACTTCGTTATTAGATTTTAGTTATTTCACAGCATTTTTAAATTCGATTTTTGGCTTTATGGCCGATATGGGAATGGGATTAGTTTCTGTGTTTTTTATTACTTTTTTCTTTATTAAAGATCAGGACGCTTTTAAAGTAACTGCAAGAAAAATTCTTCCGGATACAAACGAGGATAAAATTCTAAATTCTATTACAAAAATAAATCACTTTCTAACACGCTATTTTATTGGTTTATTGCTTCAATTAACCGTTGTGTTTATTCTCTATTTTATTGTTTTGATAATTTTCGGAAATAAAAATGCCTTTGTAATTGCATTTTTATGTGCCATCTTGAACATTATTCCATACATAGGACCAATTATCGGAACTATATTAGCTGGGCTTTTAACGATGATTAGTTTAATTGGAAGTGATTTCAGAACCGAAATTTTGCCTACTACTATATATGTAATCATTGGCTTTTTGCTGGTTCAGGCGATTGATAATAATATTAGTCAACCTATAATTTCGTCAAAAAGTGTAAATTCGCACCCGCTGGAAATATTCTTAGTTACTTTAATCAGCGGAATTACTTTTGGAATCGTCGGAATGATTATCGCAATTCCAGTTTTTACTATGCTGAAAGTAATTTTGAAAGAGTTTTTTCCTAACAACAAAATTGTCTCCGTATTAACCGAAAGAATTTAA
- the tsaD gene encoding tRNA (adenosine(37)-N6)-threonylcarbamoyltransferase complex transferase subunit TsaD, protein MQNSEVFILAIESSCDDTAAAVLHNDKVLSNVVANQLIHNQYGGVVPELASRAHQQNIVPVIDAALRKANVQKEQLTAIAFTQGPGLMGSLLVGSSFSKSLSLALKIPLIAVNHMHAHILAHFIDEEGFDKPEFPFLALTISGGHTQIVKVNGFFDMEIIGETTDDAVGEAFDKSAKILGLPYPGGPLIDKYAKEGNPKAFAFTKPKVPGLDFSFSGLKTAILYFIQKEKLKNPNFIEENLNDICASIQYTIIEILMDKLKLAVKETGITQIAIGGGVSANSGIRTRLKESEAKYGWKTFVPKFEYTTDNAAMIGIVGYQKYLSSRFETSAVVSKARIQF, encoded by the coding sequence ATGCAAAATTCAGAGGTTTTTATTCTTGCCATCGAAAGTTCATGCGACGATACTGCTGCCGCGGTTTTACATAACGATAAAGTACTCTCAAATGTTGTGGCCAATCAGCTAATTCACAACCAATACGGTGGTGTCGTTCCTGAATTAGCTTCAAGAGCACATCAACAAAATATTGTTCCTGTAATTGATGCTGCACTTCGTAAAGCAAATGTACAAAAAGAACAATTAACTGCCATTGCCTTTACGCAAGGTCCAGGTTTAATGGGATCTTTATTAGTTGGAAGTTCTTTTAGTAAATCGCTGTCATTAGCGCTAAAGATTCCGTTAATAGCTGTCAATCATATGCATGCCCATATTTTAGCTCATTTTATAGACGAAGAAGGTTTTGATAAACCAGAGTTTCCGTTTTTGGCGTTAACCATTAGCGGAGGTCATACTCAAATCGTGAAAGTAAACGGTTTTTTTGATATGGAAATTATCGGAGAAACCACTGATGACGCGGTTGGAGAAGCTTTTGATAAAAGTGCCAAAATCCTTGGTCTTCCTTATCCTGGCGGACCTTTGATCGACAAATATGCCAAAGAAGGAAATCCAAAAGCATTTGCGTTTACAAAACCTAAAGTTCCGGGATTAGATTTTAGTTTCTCCGGATTAAAAACCGCAATTTTATACTTTATTCAGAAGGAAAAATTAAAGAATCCAAATTTCATCGAAGAAAATCTGAATGATATCTGTGCTTCTATTCAATATACGATCATCGAAATTTTGATGGATAAACTGAAATTAGCCGTAAAAGAAACCGGAATCACACAAATTGCAATTGGTGGCGGAGTTTCGGCAAATTCAGGAATCAGAACCCGATTGAAAGAAAGTGAAGCTAAATATGGCTGGAAAACTTTTGTTCCAAAATTCGAATACACAACAGATAATGCCGCAATGATTGGAATTGTAGGATATCAAAAATATTTATCAAGTCGTTTTGAAACTTCAGCTGTAGTTTCTAAAGCGCGAATTCAATTTTAA
- a CDS encoding class I SAM-dependent methyltransferase: MNTSILSQNIQDFITQNSGAPITKLALQKNPFPEVDWILILNQIEAKSKAKDKLPTWFLTENIIYPSKISVEQTSSEKTAAYKASLISGESLIDLTGGFGVDDYYFSKRFKNIAHCEINEDLSAIVKHNFEQLKVENCVCYANDSANVLKESDQKWDWIYIDPSRRNDAKGKVFMLKDCLPNVPESLDFYFEKTDSILIKTAPLLDISAGLSELKFVKNIHIIALENEVKELLFEIHNHYKGDITIKTANILKQKTETFEFVLGDDSVFAFYHLPQKYVYEPNSAIMKSGGFDEVSTIFDINKLHKHSHLYTSDELIDFPGRTFEIEKVIPYSKNEMKSELANQQANLTTRNFPDTVENIRKKWKIKNGGNLYCFFTTDKNDNKIVLICRKIT, encoded by the coding sequence TTGAATACTTCTATTTTAAGCCAAAATATTCAGGATTTTATAACTCAAAATAGTGGTGCCCCAATTACAAAATTAGCGCTTCAGAAAAATCCGTTTCCGGAAGTAGACTGGATTCTGATTTTAAATCAAATTGAAGCAAAATCCAAAGCAAAAGATAAATTGCCAACTTGGTTTTTGACAGAAAACATCATTTATCCAAGTAAAATCTCTGTAGAACAAACCTCATCCGAAAAAACGGCTGCTTACAAAGCTTCTTTAATTTCGGGAGAATCTTTGATTGATCTTACAGGAGGTTTTGGCGTTGATGATTATTACTTTTCTAAAAGATTTAAAAACATTGCACATTGCGAAATAAACGAAGATTTATCTGCAATTGTAAAACATAATTTTGAACAGCTTAAAGTTGAAAATTGTGTGTGTTATGCCAATGATTCTGCTAATGTTCTGAAAGAATCAGATCAAAAATGGGATTGGATTTATATTGATCCTTCCCGCAGAAATGACGCAAAAGGCAAAGTTTTTATGCTAAAAGATTGTTTGCCGAATGTTCCGGAATCTTTAGATTTTTATTTTGAAAAAACAGATTCTATTCTAATAAAAACAGCTCCTTTACTCGATATTTCTGCTGGTTTATCTGAACTCAAATTCGTTAAAAACATTCATATTATTGCGCTTGAAAATGAAGTAAAAGAATTGCTTTTTGAAATTCACAATCATTACAAGGGCGACATCACAATTAAAACTGCCAATATTCTAAAACAAAAAACAGAAACTTTCGAATTTGTTTTAGGTGATGATTCTGTTTTTGCTTTTTATCATTTACCTCAAAAGTACGTTTACGAACCCAATTCGGCGATTATGAAATCCGGCGGTTTTGATGAAGTAAGCACTATTTTTGATATTAATAAATTACACAAACATTCTCATTTGTATACTTCAGATGAACTAATTGATTTTCCGGGAAGAACTTTCGAAATCGAAAAAGTGATTCCGTACAGTAAAAATGAGATGAAATCTGAACTTGCAAATCAACAGGCAAACCTTACTACACGAAACTTTCCGGACACGGTAGAAAACATTCGAAAAAAATGGAAAATAAAAAATGGTGGAAATTTGTATTGTTTTTTTACGACAGATAAAAATGATAACAAAATAGTTTTAATTTGCAGAAAAATAACTTAA
- a CDS encoding TrmH family RNA methyltransferase, which produces MQLTHEENQFQRKTFPITLVCDHIYFQQNIGSLFRIAEAFGVENIIFLGKDIPLTPRKINKTSRSTHLHVPHSVIEETSVLKDYLLQNNFEIIALEIASNSKPLKEVVIPANQKIALLLGSEIDGISDELLKISNQIVHINMFGKNSSMNVVQAASIALYEITAL; this is translated from the coding sequence GTGCAGCTTACTCACGAAGAAAATCAATTTCAAAGAAAAACATTTCCGATAACACTGGTTTGTGATCACATCTATTTTCAACAGAATATTGGTTCTCTCTTTAGAATTGCTGAAGCTTTTGGTGTCGAAAATATTATCTTTTTAGGAAAAGATATTCCGCTGACGCCTCGTAAAATCAATAAAACTTCAAGAAGCACACATCTTCACGTGCCTCATTCTGTAATCGAAGAAACTAGTGTTCTTAAAGATTACTTACTTCAAAATAACTTCGAAATTATTGCCTTGGAAATCGCAAGCAATAGTAAACCTCTTAAAGAAGTTGTTATTCCCGCCAATCAAAAAATTGCACTTTTACTAGGAAGTGAAATTGATGGAATCTCTGATGAACTTTTAAAAATTTCGAACCAAATTGTCCACATAAATATGTTTGGCAAAAATTCAAGCATGAATGTGGTGCAAGCTGCAAGTATTGCTTTGTACGAGATTACTGCTTTGTGA
- a CDS encoding zinc metalloprotease, giving the protein MKKVLITAFTALVLFSCQNDQSEAASSETSATARRGCATQEVLEAQLKADPMLAIRMNEIEAYTNKAMLSGKLVNGKVQIPVVVNVLYKTAAQNISDAQIQSQIDVLNKDFNALNSDYNSVPALFAGVKANVGISFVLDQIIRKSTTKTSWGTNDAVKKVAQGGLAPTSPTTKLNLWACAIGGGILGYAQFPGGASATDGVVIDSRYFGLSGAANAPFNLGRTATHEVGHWMNLRHIWGDATCGSDLVSDTPTHNEENYGVPAYPHYSTCSGTPVEMTMNYMDYVDDNAMYMFSNGQKSRMAAIFLSGGPRAAFGI; this is encoded by the coding sequence ATGAAAAAAGTTCTGATTACCGCATTCACAGCGTTAGTGCTGTTTTCTTGTCAAAATGACCAATCTGAAGCTGCTAGCTCAGAAACAAGTGCAACAGCTCGTCGTGGATGCGCCACACAAGAAGTTTTAGAAGCACAATTAAAAGCTGATCCGATGTTAGCGATCAGAATGAATGAAATTGAAGCATACACAAACAAAGCAATGCTTTCCGGAAAACTTGTAAATGGCAAAGTTCAAATTCCGGTTGTAGTAAATGTTTTGTACAAAACAGCTGCTCAAAACATCTCTGATGCACAAATTCAATCTCAAATTGATGTTCTTAACAAAGATTTCAATGCATTAAACTCAGATTACAATAGCGTACCTGCTCTTTTTGCTGGTGTAAAAGCTAATGTTGGAATTTCTTTTGTATTAGACCAAATCATCAGAAAATCAACTACAAAAACTTCATGGGGAACAAACGACGCCGTGAAAAAAGTTGCACAAGGTGGTTTAGCGCCAACTTCGCCAACTACAAAACTTAACTTATGGGCTTGCGCAATTGGCGGCGGAATCCTAGGTTATGCACAATTTCCTGGTGGAGCTTCTGCTACAGACGGAGTTGTAATTGATTCTAGATATTTTGGATTATCAGGTGCTGCAAATGCTCCTTTTAACTTAGGTAGAACTGCAACTCACGAAGTTGGTCACTGGATGAACTTACGTCACATTTGGGGAGATGCAACTTGCGGAAGCGATTTAGTATCAGATACTCCAACTCACAATGAGGAAAATTATGGTGTACCTGCTTACCCTCACTACAGTACTTGTTCTGGTACTCCTGTAGAAATGACAATGAACTACATGGATTATGTTGACGATAACGCAATGTACATGTTTTCAAACGGGCAAAAAAGCAGAATGGCTGCAATATTCCTTTCAGGAGGTCCAAGAGCTGCTTTTGGAATCTAA
- a CDS encoding M15 family metallopeptidase — protein MKINLSVYFRTFLFLGFFFCAIAVNAQHEVYATPAQHQVEDTTFVNLKDYSQDFIYDMKYATEDNFLKAKVYDCAECMLRYKTVKALIAANKEFMKQGCKIKLFDCYRPLSIQKKMWEIVSNPEYVADPKKGSIHNRGGAVDITLVNAQGEELEMGTAFDFFGIEASHNYKKFPTSVRANRKYLKMVMIQNGFNSFDSEWWHYNLKTGLNDKVSNQKWDCN, from the coding sequence ATGAAAATCAACCTGTCTGTATATTTTAGAACATTTTTATTTCTTGGATTTTTTTTCTGTGCTATTGCTGTAAATGCACAACATGAAGTATATGCAACTCCTGCACAACATCAGGTTGAGGATACAACTTTTGTGAATTTAAAGGATTACAGTCAGGATTTTATTTATGATATGAAGTATGCGACAGAAGATAATTTCCTGAAAGCTAAAGTTTATGATTGTGCCGAGTGTATGTTGCGTTATAAAACTGTAAAAGCTTTAATTGCCGCCAACAAAGAATTTATGAAACAAGGCTGCAAAATAAAACTGTTTGATTGTTACCGACCTTTATCGATTCAGAAAAAAATGTGGGAAATCGTTTCGAATCCGGAATATGTGGCAGATCCAAAAAAAGGCTCCATCCATAATAGAGGAGGAGCCGTTGATATTACTTTAGTAAATGCCCAAGGAGAAGAACTCGAAATGGGAACTGCTTTTGATTTTTTTGGAATTGAAGCAAGTCATAATTATAAAAAATTTCCAACATCAGTACGAGCAAACAGAAAGTATCTGAAAATGGTAATGATTCAAAATGGCTTTAATTCATTTGATTCAGAATGGTGGCATTATAATCTAAAAACAGGTTTAAATGATAAAGTTTCCAATCAAAAATGGGATTGCAATTAA
- a CDS encoding 16S rRNA (uracil(1498)-N(3))-methyltransferase yields the protein MQLFYNPDIDETTETFFFDKEESRHIIKVLRKKDSDILHVTNGLGLLFETEITLASDNKCIVEVLSIKKSPEPKYRLHLAVAPTKMNDRFEWFLEKATEIGIQEITPIICDRSERKVINLERFEKIILSAMKQSNETYLPKLNEAISFKEFIKQQNEGLQLIAHCEETDKKSLKEVLKPNENVTLLIGPEGDFSEKEIALALENNFQPVMLGNTRLRTETAAVVACHSVVFFNENI from the coding sequence ATGCAATTATTTTACAATCCTGATATTGACGAAACGACTGAAACTTTTTTCTTTGATAAAGAAGAAAGCCGACATATTATAAAGGTTTTACGAAAAAAAGATTCAGATATTCTACACGTTACAAATGGTCTGGGATTATTGTTTGAAACCGAAATTACGCTTGCTTCTGATAACAAATGTATTGTTGAAGTACTTTCGATAAAAAAATCTCCTGAACCTAAATATCGTTTGCATCTTGCGGTTGCACCAACCAAAATGAACGATCGTTTTGAATGGTTTCTGGAAAAAGCTACCGAAATAGGAATTCAGGAAATTACGCCTATAATTTGTGATCGATCGGAACGTAAAGTGATTAATTTAGAGCGTTTTGAAAAGATTATTCTTTCGGCAATGAAACAATCTAACGAAACTTATTTACCAAAATTAAATGAGGCGATTTCGTTTAAAGAATTCATCAAACAACAAAATGAAGGTTTACAATTAATAGCACATTGCGAAGAAACCGATAAAAAATCATTGAAAGAAGTTTTGAAACCAAATGAAAACGTAACGCTTTTAATTGGTCCCGAAGGAGATTTTTCGGAAAAGGAAATTGCATTGGCTTTAGAAAATAATTTTCAGCCGGTTATGTTAGGAAATACTCGTTTAAGAACTGAAACTGCTGCAGTTGTGGCTTGTCATAGTGTGGTGTTTTTTAATGAGAATATTTAG